A genomic segment from Maridesulfovibrio ferrireducens encodes:
- a CDS encoding MFS transporter, which translates to MNDMRDPQGISFEDAPSFPIHRKLAAGAFMGQITDGYILGVVGIALSYATVPLGLTSLWLGILGAASLLGILFGSFITGSLADRFGRKPFFGTVMFLAVLLSLAQFVVTDPMLLAILRFALGMCIGADYTVGIALLSEWTPAKKRSGFLAWLLVSWTVGYVLAYIVGFFMDGLGDNGWRWVLCTSAIPGAITLFFRFGVPESPSWLAGKGQVEKALENIHKHLGPNYCLPKIEEEPPSASWFRLFSPELRYNTIVSCVFFCCQVLPFFAISIFLPLVLSNMHIENPYASGVMYNGFTIVGVLVGTWLINRISRRAFLLWTFYGAAVILTIMTVWTDMPAVLSLTMLAAFSTVLAISIVLEFAYPPELFPTELRASGIGLTIAMSRVGAAGGAFLLPIVNEHFGIYAALGACIATLAIGGIVCQAWAPETSPQFAPKKLRTAPVMANL; encoded by the coding sequence ATGAACGACATGCGAGACCCTCAAGGTATAAGTTTTGAAGATGCTCCATCTTTTCCAATTCATCGTAAACTTGCCGCTGGTGCCTTTATGGGTCAGATTACCGATGGATATATTTTAGGTGTTGTTGGTATTGCGCTTAGCTATGCGACAGTCCCTCTTGGACTGACTAGCCTTTGGCTCGGTATTCTTGGAGCTGCGTCTTTGCTAGGAATTTTGTTTGGAAGTTTTATTACCGGTTCTCTAGCTGACCGTTTTGGCAGAAAGCCTTTTTTCGGCACAGTCATGTTTCTTGCTGTTTTATTGTCCCTTGCGCAGTTCGTTGTTACCGATCCGATGTTACTGGCTATTTTACGGTTTGCGCTTGGCATGTGTATCGGTGCAGATTACACCGTTGGCATCGCTTTGTTGAGCGAATGGACACCTGCTAAAAAACGTTCGGGTTTTCTTGCTTGGCTTCTTGTCTCTTGGACAGTCGGGTATGTTCTTGCTTACATAGTAGGCTTTTTCATGGACGGACTTGGTGATAATGGCTGGCGTTGGGTGCTCTGTACATCTGCTATTCCGGGAGCTATCACATTGTTTTTTCGTTTTGGTGTTCCTGAATCTCCTAGTTGGCTTGCAGGTAAAGGGCAGGTTGAGAAGGCGCTGGAAAACATTCACAAGCATCTTGGCCCGAATTATTGCCTACCGAAGATTGAAGAGGAGCCTCCGTCTGCATCCTGGTTCCGTCTGTTCAGTCCTGAATTACGTTACAATACAATAGTATCATGTGTCTTTTTTTGTTGTCAGGTGTTGCCGTTTTTCGCCATCAGTATTTTCCTTCCGCTTGTTCTTTCGAATATGCATATTGAAAATCCGTATGCGTCCGGTGTTATGTACAACGGCTTTACCATAGTCGGCGTATTGGTAGGTACTTGGCTTATCAATAGAATCTCCCGCAGAGCTTTCCTGTTGTGGACATTTTATGGTGCAGCCGTGATTTTGACGATTATGACAGTTTGGACGGATATGCCCGCTGTGCTTTCTTTGACCATGCTTGCAGCTTTCTCAACAGTGCTTGCTATCTCCATTGTTCTCGAATTTGCCTATCCGCCAGAGCTATTCCCTACGGAATTGCGTGCGTCCGGTATTGGCCTGACTATCGCAATGAGTCGTGTCGGCGCTGCCGGTGGTGCATTTTTGCTCCCTATCGTTAATGAACACTTCGGTATTTATGCAGCCCTTGGCGCGTGCATCGCGACGCTGGCTATAGGTGGCATAGTCTGTCAAGCATGGGCGCCTGAAACTTCTCCTCAGTTTGCTCCTAAAAAATTGAGAACTGCCCCTGTAATGGCTAATTTATAA
- the map gene encoding type I methionyl aminopeptidase — MNAKIGRNDPCPCGSGKKYKKCCMGTANAANLNLPETFLKRYNIRLKTPEQIEGIRRCGKLVMQTFEAVKDLIKPGIQTDEINRAVHEFTIKNGAIPAPLNYHGFPKSVCISPNEVICHGIPGEYILKDGDIVNIDITSILNGYYADCNQTFFVGEPSPDARKIVNVARESLRLGLEQAKPGKIINDISSAIQTYAEGQGCSVVREYMGHGVGLDFHEAPNVPHFRSRWGNVPLTPGMTFTIEPMINLGDKEVTVLDDDWTAITKDGSLSAQFEQTIVITENGFESLTPFEL, encoded by the coding sequence ATGAACGCCAAAATCGGAAGGAACGATCCCTGCCCCTGTGGCAGTGGTAAAAAATACAAGAAGTGCTGCATGGGCACGGCAAATGCGGCGAACCTTAATTTACCCGAGACCTTCCTTAAACGCTACAATATCCGTCTGAAAACACCAGAACAGATCGAAGGCATACGTCGTTGCGGCAAGCTGGTCATGCAAACTTTCGAAGCCGTCAAGGACTTGATTAAGCCAGGCATACAAACCGATGAAATCAACCGGGCAGTACACGAATTCACCATCAAAAACGGTGCAATTCCCGCCCCGCTGAATTACCACGGCTTTCCCAAAAGTGTCTGTATCTCTCCCAACGAAGTTATCTGCCACGGAATTCCCGGCGAATATATCCTCAAGGACGGCGACATAGTCAACATAGACATCACCTCCATCCTCAATGGCTACTACGCCGACTGTAACCAGACTTTCTTCGTGGGAGAACCATCCCCGGATGCGCGCAAAATTGTTAACGTGGCCCGTGAGAGCCTGCGCCTAGGCCTCGAACAAGCCAAACCCGGTAAAATCATCAACGATATCTCTTCCGCAATCCAGACCTACGCCGAAGGACAGGGCTGCTCGGTGGTGCGTGAATACATGGGCCACGGCGTCGGCCTCGACTTCCATGAAGCTCCGAACGTCCCCCACTTCCGCTCTCGTTGGGGCAATGTCCCTCTTACTCCGGGCATGACTTTTACCATCGAACCGATGATAAACCTCGGCGATAAAGAAGTTACGGTGCTCGATGACGACTGGACCGCCATAACAAAAGACGGCTCACTTTCTGCACAGTTCGAGCAAACCATTGTCATCACTGAAAACGGATTTGAAAGTTTAACACCATTCGAATTGTAA